In the Melanotaenia boesemani isolate fMelBoe1 chromosome 14, fMelBoe1.pri, whole genome shotgun sequence genome, CCTCACCACCACCCAGAGGAGAGCCGAAGAGGATATGGCATACCCAGGACTCAATGAGTGCGAAGGGGGAGCCGTGAGAGTGTCTGGCGGTCATCAACACCTAAAGCGAAAGAGATATGCTGTTGGTGCAAGGTACAACTCATTGACTTTTGCATTATAATAAGTTTAAACCAGTGCTTTTCAACGTGGGGGTTGCCAGAAAATTAGAaggaagctaaaaaaaaataaaaataaaaaaataaagttcagcaGCAAGTTTGGCATGATGACATCATAATCTGTGTAGACTTGGCTGTTATCGGGCCGCTGTGCTCCTCAAGCTAGCTTGTAGCTAGCTAGCACAAAATGGACTGGCTTTTGACAACAAATAGACCGAAACAGCAGACCAACAGCCCCGCCGTGGAGGATTCTGCTGCAAAAAAACCTAAGAACTCATGGCCAactaaaatcctaaaatatGATGCAGCATACATTAGACGGCTTTACAACCATACAGTAAAAATGCCATGATTGCCCGAAATACATCCTCTGTCTGGAGACTCTAGTGTCCCACTAGTGTAATCTCTGTCTGTCACTCCCAGACACAGACACGCACACTTGTATgtgcacacaaatgcacacacaacctgtatgtGTTTGAAGACATGGGAAAATGGAAATATTCAACTTCAGCTTCAATGTTCATCTTCAATTACTAATGCATGACCACAACGTTTTTACAGAAACTGCTCATTTCTGTGCTGCTTTCTAAAGATATTTGACCCTGACTGTTTTTTAACTAAACCTTTAATTTACTCTAACTCAGTGTTTATTCTCCTTGAAGTGACTCATGACCTGGGTCGTAGCAGGAGTGATAAATAACTTCATCCTGTCCCATGCAGTACAATGCACAATGAGGATTTTACCTTGCTTGTGGCCATAAAGAgggtgaagatgaggatgagggtGCCCTTGGACACTGGCAGCCAGTGAGCCTCCTGCAGGGTGAAGAGGATGGCGCCGTACAAGCTGGCTTTGGTCGGGCTGTAGAGACCAAAAAGAGACTGTCAGTAAGACATACAACATGCtgccatattttttattatattcttACTTTAGTTGGTTGTTTGACTAAAGATTTggcatatttaaacaaaaacaaacatttgctcTGCCTTCTAAAATCATCTGTGTAAAACTGGGAAAGAGATCATTCTTAATGATTGAGTTTTCATCTGATATTGACAGTGTGCATCTACTATGTGGTAAGATTTATATGTCATTTTAGATACTGGCACTGGGAGGCAGTAAAGTCAAAGTGCCAGATTCTACACGCAAGTGGCTCCAACAAACCTGTCTCATGCTTGTGTTCTATGTTGAATGCCCATTTATCATAATCACATTTAGACCTTATGAAAAGCACACCATGTGAAATTAATACAGCCTTGAGGACGTAGTGATgagtatatttttttctcacacaCTTACAATGACATGTTGAGGATCTCGTTGGTCTCGGGCCTCCACACACCTCGCAGCAGCTGCTCAAAATTGGAAACAAGAGCCACTCCAGATCCTGAAGGgataaaaatagacaatgaagaaaaaaatgaggacaaaagaaaaggCTGTTTTGTTTCATCCCTTTTATCTGGCTTCAGCTTCTCAGTGTTTTCAGGCTGAACGCCTGCAGGGCCTCCCTATTACAGCCAGGACTGTAGGAGACTAGATGAGGAAAAAGCCTTTAGCACATTATTTAGCACCATGTCTGTCCAAGAAAACTGTTCAATACTGAGGAAGTTGAAGAAAAGTGTCCTTTAGTATTTTTTAGTATTTGTGCTGCCTTACATCAACTGACATGACTCATCTAACAGATTTCACTCCATGCAAAGTTGATACAACTAGCAGTTACAACTTTTTACTGCTGGTGGagcttttctttagttttcctgtcatatatgtaaatatagCAAAGCAGGCTAACGTGATACCTCTCATTTATGTATGATTAATGCAAAGATCAGTAGGGTTTGAGAGCACATATAGCACATACTTTAGATTGTCTGCGAAAACAATGAATTCTTAGCTTTCTACTTccaagtgtttttttaaatcaaattagtGCAGACCATATGAGGCCAAAGGGTGTTAATCCAGTGCACATGTGCATCTCATTCATGTTTAAATCTGGCTGCTTTGCTGATGGTGTTGCACTTCGTCACTTAATGCAGCTGTCAGCAGAGAAATTCATAGCAAGCAAAGACTGCAGATCCACTAAGAAACACTAGAGACTGCCTGCAAGTAAAGTACGAAGGGTTTGTACAAACAGAAGCCAGATTTGCCTCTTACTTCCTTTACAACCTCTTTGATACAAGCAGCAACTGAAACTGTGAGAGgctataattattataaaatcaCAGCTGACACCAATTTTCAAATGTTTCCAAAGGTGGCACATTCACATGACTAAAATTAATCCTGATTTGTGACTGAAAGGTCACCCAACCACAGTAATTCCAGCTTTCAAGATTCTTGTGTTGCCTGTTTGTCAAACATGTAATCTTGCAGTTATTAGTGCAGATATTTTCTCCTCGTAGCAGGATAAGATGAGTGGTTGATAGACTCTCCTTCAGTAAGTGCAGCAATGACAGACATTAATTCATTATCTCAACAATACAAGCTTTGTTCCAGTCTGAGATCATCAGAAAATTTAATTGAGACCTCTCTAACTGCGTTTGAAAAATCATGTCAAGCATGGCCATTCTGAACTTGTACTACTGAAAGGTTCTCCAAAAGGTTCATTCATGGAGCTAAAAGTGGTTTTATTCAGGCCTCACAGTTGTGGAGCTTTTACTGACTAATCTTGGAAAAAATTTTTAAACTACCCTGCagctttaataaagttaaaatcaaTTAAAGTGCTCCAAATATGAATCACAATGTCACTAAGCTGAAGAGCTTTATAACTCGTGTTTGGgggttttgctgtttttaagcATAATAAACCTGTTTTTAATATGTCATTGTGTAATAAAGTAATTATTACACAGCACCAACCTTTGACGTATCCAACAATCACCATGATGAAGAAGCCATGGTGGTATGCATGGTGGGCATGGTGAACACCTGCGGCAATCTTACGAGTGCGGACGACCTCCTTTAGAGCGACCAACACCAGTTTGACAGGCAGGAAAGCCACACATTTGTAGAAAAGGTTCAGCGGGCAGTAAAAGAGGAGATACCTGTTCGTGTTTGACATTGATGCAGAGAAATGGTGAGGTAAGACATATCAGAGTGGAGGAAGGTCTGTTTGTAACATAATATGTGATCATGCACATCCTAATGAATTTTTAAGGGCCGCTAGTGGACACTGCAGCTGagatttctgctgcatttcagatgcaaaagtaaacatttatgAACTGATAAGAAGGACTTTAAAAGCACATTGATCCACATGTGAGCAAAACAGAGTCCCTGTGGCACACAAGCAGACTCGTTCTCGGTATTTTCTCACCAGACGGCTGTAGCCAGCAGGATGTGGCTGTTGTGTTGGAAATAGTCGATGGGGCTGCTTCCAAGCATGATGTCTGCCAGGATGTAACTACCAAAGCAATAGAGCATGGCGCAGAGCCAGGAGGCCACGGGGCTCCTGCGAGAAACCTCCACCGAACCTGGAACACAGCAGATGAGCTGTCagtgacataaaaacaaacaaaacgcaGCACCGGACAACAGAAGCTGTTATAActtaacagctttaatatcaTTCACAAACTTAAGTAGAGGTTTATCTAAATGGAAATTCactaaattattttctaaataatttattctgCACTTGACAGAAATAATAGACATAAACCCATATACTCATCCTGTAATAATGTGGGGTTGCTGTATTTCAGAACTGTTACCTAAAGCATTGTCTCTCTTTGTGTAATTTCTATGCATAAAATATCAGTTATACTTAAtccctgataaaaaaaataaataaaaaaataaataaaaaaacattaaattacagCTGTCTTAAAAAGAATTTCCTAAATCCTTCAAATTTTACTCTAATTACAGCAGTAGCAGCTTTTCTTCTCAGACAAATACAAAACACTGTGGTTATATTTGATTTTCATGACAATTACAAATGTTTGATTGAGAGCTTTGCCAGAAAAGTGGATTTCTAAAACTTCTTCTCAGCTTTTTAAGACCAAACTGTTACTGGCAACATTGAAGACTTATTATCAGCCAATcccgtgtgtgtctgtgagctGTATCTTCAACTCCACCCAGTCAAACACTTCAGGTCACACCCTGATAGTATGCATATTATTTTatcaaaaaccttttaaaaacttCACTTAAGAGGATTCTGCAGAAGATACAGCTCTCTGCTATTTATA is a window encoding:
- the tmem38a gene encoding trimeric intracellular cation channel type A — protein: MDNVLGVLNLGDFAQAFSKMGMFPVFDLAYYIVSILYLKYEPGSVEVSRRSPVASWLCAMLYCFGSYILADIMLGSSPIDYFQHNSHILLATAVWYLLFYCPLNLFYKCVAFLPVKLVLVALKEVVRTRKIAAGVHHAHHAYHHGFFIMVIVGYVKGSGVALVSNFEQLLRGVWRPETNEILNMSFPTKASLYGAILFTLQEAHWLPVSKGTLILIFTLFMATSKVLMTARHSHGSPFALIESWVCHILFGSPLGGGEEDHHHTAPAAAPISPLKTKEELSEGARKRKAKKAE